In Candidatus Hydrogenedentota bacterium, the sequence ATTCCATGTTCATGGTGCCGTTGCGCCCGAGGGCCTTCGGTTCCCTGCAGATGGAGATCACGCCGCAGGCCGCGCGCAACGCGGGGGCGCGCTGGCGCATTGAGGGCGGGGGCTGGCTGGCCTCCGGCGCGCTTCTCAGCGGGGAGCCTTCGGGGAGCTGGCCCGTTGATTTCACGGACGTTCCGGGCTACAGGACGCCCTCGCTGACGGCGGAGGTGCCGCCGGACGCACTGGCGACGGTGACGGCCCGCTACCAGCGCGAGGGCACGCCGGAGGTGGTGGGCACGGCGAGCTTCCAGGGCACGGCCACGGCGGCGGGCGGGTTTGCCCTGCCCCTGTCCGGCGACACGCCCTGGGAGGGCGAGCTGGTGCTGATGACGCTTTCGGCGGGGCATGACGGCGCGTTGACGGTTTCCTGGCCGGATTCGGGCCTGAGCGCCTATCCCCAGCATTCCGCGCCCACGCAACTGTTCGAGTCCCCCTCTGCGGCGGAGACGGGCGTGCACACGCGGGTCTATTTCATGAAACGCCCCCAGCTCCTTGCGGGGGCGCACTATGACGGCGGGGTTGTGGTCACGCCGGCGGACGGGACGTCCGATGTGCCCTGCACGCTGAACCTGGTGTTCCTGCGCGGCGTGGACCTGGCCGCGTTCAGCGACCCCTGGGCCGCCACGGCGGCGTTCCCGGCCCCTTCCACCGTCTCCGGGACCGGCGTGTCCGCGTCTTATGCCTTCGACCCCCAGGATGAGCCGGTGAACGGCGAGGTGGTGTTCTCCGTCCTTTCGAGCGGCGGGCCGCTCGGCGGGGTGACGGACCCCACGCACACCCAGCTCTGGAACAGCCCCGCGCCGGGGGACGGCTTCGCCTCGGTGGGCGCGGTGCGTCCGTTTGAGCCGGAGCTGGACGACGCACTGCTCACCTGGGACGTGGCGGCGACGGAGCGGGCCTGGGAGCTGATGCTTGTCGTCCTGCCGGACGCGGGACGGGGGGACCTCCAGACCGTGCTCAACACGGCGCATATCGGCGAGCCCGCCCTGTGGCGGATCGACGGGCGGGAATGGCACCCGGCGGGCGAGCAGGTGCCGCTGGTGTCCGCGGGCTACCACTGGATGGAGTTTTTCAATCCGGACGCGCGCCGGTTCCAGGCGCCGTCGCCCCGCTGGGTGGTGGTCGCCCCGGATGTCGTGAACACGGAGCGCGCCTCCTTCTCCCTGTCGGGCATCCCCCACCCCTTCCAGATGCTCTCCTTCGAGGGGGTGACGGACAGCCACGGCAACCTTGAGGTGCGCGCGCAGCTGCCGGCGGACCCCGCCGACTACGCCGCCGAACTGCTGGTGGTTGCGATGGGGTCCCCCTCGGGCACGGCGGTCTCCGCCGCCCACAGCGGGACGGTGGAGCTGACCCAGTGGGCGCGCAGCGCCGACGCGCAGTCGGATTCGGCGCGCTCCACCCTGTTCGCGCGCTCCAACACCACGATTCCCGCAACGAGCGTGTGGGACCTGGACTACGGCGTCGGGGAGACGCGGGTGTGGGGCTCGGTGATGCTGTTCCGGAATGTGGACTCGGCGGCCCTGGGCCTCGGCGGACATCCCCCCTATCCGAACACGGCGGGCGGCGGGGGGACCGCCTCGCCGGCGAACGTGCTCAACACGCTGACCGGCGCGACGCAGTGGGACACGCTCTGCGGGGCGGTCAAGGCGAGCGGCACGGCCTCGCTGGACACGCACACCACGTCGCCGGTGATGAACCCCGCCTGGCTGTGGTGGCAGAAGGGCTACAACGCCGCGGGCGCGGTGAATCAGAGCTTCGTGGGGTATACCTCCCTGGCCGACGTGGGCGGACTGCCCGCCGCGGCCCAGGGCCCCACCTTCATTGTGAGCCGGTTCTGGGGCGGCGCGGAGGGGATGGTCCCCCACGCGACGGGGACGGTGACCGTGACCATAGACCCGCCCGCGCTGGCGGCGCGCCCCGAGATGCTGTGGCAGGTGGCGGGCTCGACGGGCAGTTTCGCCTCCGGGGCGTCGGCCGCGTCGTTGTGCGGCTGGCAGCAGCTCACGGTGGCCGAGCCCCCGGACTACCGGCTCACGGACCCGGAGGAGCTGTGGGTGGAGGTGGCGGAGGGGGAGACGGTCTCGCGGACGCTGCACTACGCGCCCCTGGCCGCGACGGGAATCCGCGTGTTCATCCTGCCGGAGAACGCCGCGCAGGGGGGGGCGACCTGGCGGGTGAAGGGGCGCACGCCCGAGGACACCTGGCACGGGGACGGGTACACCTACACCGGGATCACGGCGCAGGACGTGAACCGGGGCTGCGTGGAGCTCGAATTCACCGGGGCCTCCGGCTACGGGGATTATGACGCGCCCGCGACGGCCTGCTATACGGTCACCGAGGGGGCCACGAACCCCCATACCGTCACCTGGAACCAGCACGGAAACGTCAACTTCATCGTGGAGCCCCCCGAGGCGGCGGCGCAGAACCCGTTGTGGCGCTTTGCCGGCACGGAGACGTGGTACACCCTGGAGGACACTGCGGAAGCAGCGGCGGGCAGCCGGACGGTGGAGTTCTCCGAACTGGAGGGGTGGCGCGCGCCGGTGCTGGACGTGTTTGTCGCCCACAACGAGACCCGGACCCACACGGTGCGGTACGAGCCGTGGGGCACGCCGCGCGTGGTCGGCCAGAGCTTCTGGGAGGGCGACACCACCGGCCTCACGAATTTCGACATCGCCCTGCCGCGGCCGCTGCCCGACTTCTCAGTGGTGGCGCTGACCTGGCAGGCGGACTATGCCGCCCCCACCGTCACCCTGGACCAGGACCAGGGCACCTACACCCTCTGGGCCGAGAGAGCCAACGGCGCCGTGCGCGCGGCGATGTACTACCTGAAGAACCCGAACACGCAGGAGACGGAGGGCAATGTGGTCACGGTGCTCTTCGGCGGCACCAGCGCGGCCTTCTCCATGCAGGCCGTGTGCCTGTTCCTGAACGATGTGGACCTGGCCGCGCCGCTGTCTTCTTCCACGCATTCCGGAACCGCGCCGTCGGCCTCCCACGGCGGTCCCGAAGTGGTTCCGAGCGACGGCCTGTACCTTGACGTGATGAGTGTGGCTTCGGGCGATTTTTCACCGAACCTGGACACCGCGACAAACCACGAGGACCGGGACCTGGTCCTGCTCTGGAAGGGGCAGGCGGAGTCCAAGGCCCTGCTCGGGGGCGGCGCGCTGGTGACCGGCAAGGCGGTCACGGGCGGCAGCTATGAGAACGGCATCAGCTGGGCCTGCGCTTCGGACTGGGCGGGCGTTTGCGCGACCGTCCCGGCGGCGAAGGGGCAGCTGAAAGTGGACATTTTTCCGGCGGCGGCCGTCACTGCGGGCGTGCAGTGGAATGCCCTCCCGCGCTCGCTGAACTACACCGCAAGCGGGGCCACGCGCGGCAACGTGGCGCTCGGGGTCAACCCGCTCTCGCACAACAACATGAACGGCTGGGTCCCGGACCCGTCGTATTCCGCGGCGCCCGAGGTCCTGCCGGACGTCCTGAATGAGGCTGATTATTATTTCGTCCAGGGGGAGCGCGGCGGGGTGCGCGTGAACATCTTCCCGGCGGCGGCCGCCGCCGCGGGGGCGCAGTGGAAACTGACCAGCGAGGCCGCCATGCCGTGGCAGGACGGCGGCGCCGCCTACACGGACATGGTCCAGGTGGAGAAGAACTACATCATCGAGTTCAATCCGCCCTCCGGATGGACGCCGCCCGCGCGGCAGAACGTCTGGGTCCGCCAGGGGGAAATCGAGGAGGTCGCCGTGGTGTTCACCCAGGCGGGCGCCCTGCGCGTCTCGCTCGAGCGCGACGGCGCCCCCGTGGCGGGCGACTTCTGGATCTACGCGCCCGACCAGCGGGTGGCGGCGTCCGGAGAGACCATCCCGGACATTCCGCCGGGGGTCTACGACGTGTTCACCCCGGTGGTCAACGGCTACCTCAGCCCGCAGAACAACCGGGTGACGATCAATCCGGGCGAGACGGCGGACGTGGTGATGCGCTATGAGCCGCTGCCGGAGGTGGGGGTCAACGAGCTGCTGCACCCCGGCAGCGTGACCGGCATCGCCAACCCGCCGGAGGCGGCGGCGGCGGGCGCGCGGTGGCGCGTGGAGGGCTATGCCTGGGCGAACTCGGGGCAGTCCATTTCCAACGTGCGGCCCGGCGTGGTCCGAATTATTTGCGAGGATGTGGAGGGGTGGCTCCCGGTGGCCCCGTTTGACGCGGTGGTTTCGGCCGGCCGGGGCTCGACCGTCAACATTTACTACTTCCGCGTGGAGCAGTACACCCTGGGGCTCATCCCCGAGATCACGGCGGTCCAGGGGCAGCGCACGGCGGTGCAGGTGCTGGTGCCGGAGGACATGCCCCCGGGCACGGTGCTGTCCTACACCCTGAGCGGCGCGCCCGACGGCCCCATCACGTTCAACCCGTCCTCCGGCGTGTTCACCTACACGGCGGCGGAGACGGATGTGGAGTCCTTCCAGGTGACCTTCTGCGCCACGCCGCCCGGCGGCGACCCTGTCTGCCAGGCCGTGACGGTGTACCCGGTGGCGGGTCCGGTGACCGAGGACGACACGGTGAAGCCGGACAATCCGGACAGTTTCATCCCGGACGAGAACTCGCGGGACTACATCACGATCTCCGAAGACATCCACATGACGCGGACGTGGAACGCGATGCCCAAAGTCGAGGTGAGGAACCTGCGCATCAGCGGGAAGACCCTGCGCATCCAGGACGGGCACGAGAACAACCTGTTCAACGAGCTGGACGCCAGCGCGGTCCGCGACCTGTACAGCGTCACCCTGTTCGCGGAGAACGTGGTGGTGGCGGGCACGCTGCGCATTCCCGGGGCGCGGGTGACGATCACGGCCCGAAACCTGGTTTTCGAGGACCTCCCCGGAAACCCCGGGCGGATTGACCTGACCCCCTACGCCATCACCACCGCCCCGGCCACCGGGTCCGCCGGCTTCAACGGGCAGGACAGCGGGGACCTCTTCCTCAACATAGAGCACTGCGCCTTTGACAACAGCGGCTCCGTCAAGCGCTTTGTCCTCCACGGCGCGCGCGGACAGGACGGCGGCGCCGGGCAGGACGGCGTGAGCGGCGGCGTCGTCGAGGTAAGGGGCCCGTCGTCCTTCGGCTGGCAGGACAAGGTGAAGAACGCGGGGGTGGACAGCGCCACGCGCACGGAGATGGTGGGGCGCGTCATCTACCTGCACAACGCCGACGTGACCGAGGCGCGCGGCGCGGCGGTCTGGCCCACGCCCCACACCCCCATCATCGCGCGGGGCGCGCCGGGGAAAGGCGGCGACTACGGGACGCTCCTGGCGCCCTTCAGCCAGTTCGCCGCGCTCATTGACGCCGACTATGGCGACCCCGGGACGCTTGACCCGGATGTCCCCGTTGTGGGCGACATGCCCGTGCCGGACCCCGGGTTCTGGCTGTGGATCGGCGACCCCGACGCCACCGGCCCCTCCGGGGCCACGCGGGCGCTCGCCGAAAGCCAGGGACTCCAGCTGAACCACCGGAAGAAGGACGACTGGGAGGTGTACTGGTACCGGAATGAGGATCCGAACCAGACGCAGCTCCAGGACGAGACGCAGGGCGGTCTGATCCGGGGGAACCCGGCGCCTCCGCTTGAACACACCCCGGCCGGTGCCGAGGACGCCTGGATCTGCCCGGAGGTGCTCCAGCCGGCCCTCATGCACCTGAAGGATCTGTACCTGAACGGGAACACGCTGCGGGTGCGCAGGACGGCCATGGAGTACCTGAACCGCATCTACGGGCGCCTGGCCTACCACCCGCCCGCCGCCGACGAGGCGCGGATTCTGGAGACGCTGGCCGGGGAGCTGCAGGTCATCTACGAGCGGGCCGCCGCGGGGCTGGACTACTTCGGCAACCCGCCCGGATGGACGCCCATGCTCTCCTTCGAGGCGAACGCCACCCTCTTCCGCGACGAGTACGAGAGCGCCGTGCGCACCCTGTTCCTCTCCAAGTGGATCGAGGACGAGGAGCACCGCAAGGAGACGAACGTCGCCTCGATCAACGCAAAAATCACCGAGTATGAGCGGCAAATCACATCCCTCCAGTCCACGATCAACCGCAAGCGCGCCGAACTGCCCGGGCTGGCGACGGGCGCGCAGGCGCTGGCCGTGGAAAAGGCCAATCTGGAGGCCGAGAGCGCCATTCTGGAGACCAAGCTGCGCGAGCGCGCGCAGGAGGAGGCCGAGGACCCGTGGTGGAAGAAGGCGCTCAAGGTGACCACTTCGCTGCTCAAGGTGATCCCCCTGCCGGAGACACAGCTTCTCGGCGGGGCGATAGACCTCGTGCAGGACTTCTCCTGGGAAAGCGCGGCCCAGCTCGCCGACAACGGGGTGGAGTTCGGGCTGAACATGCAGCTCGACCGCTACGGGAACGCCCTGGACCAGGTGGTCAACACGGCCGCGGCCATAGACCCGTCGGTCATAGACAGCCGCGAGGACGCGGCGGCCCTCTACGGCGACTACAAGACGAAGCTGGACGCCCTGGCCCAGGAGTCCGTGAAGTACCAGGAGGCGGTGCGCGTCAACGGCGCGCCCCAGTCCAAGGTGGAACGCATTTTGGACGAGTTGAAGGCCAAGAGCGCGGCCTTCCAGGAACTGGCCGGAAAAATCAAGGACCTGACGGACCGGGAAACGACGGCGACGGACAGGTACAAAACACTGTCCACGGAGCTGGACCAGGCGGTCACCGACCTCGGAACAACCCTGGTCGCCCTGGGCGAGCAGCGCCAGTCCCTGCTCACGACCACGCGGTCCCAGGACCACCGGTCGCGCCAGTACTTCAAGGACCTCGACCAGCGGGTGCGCCACCGCCTGCTCAAGTACCACTACTACATGGCGAAGGCCTACGAGTTCCGCACGCTGAAGCCCTACAACCAGCCCATCCGGCTGTCGCAGGACATCCTGACGGCACTCATGCAGAAACTGGCCGAGCCCGACCCCATGAACCCGGAGCTGCGCCACGGGCCCGTGCTCACGGCCGACGAGGTGGAAACCCTCAAGGTGCCGTTCGAGCAGGACATGCGCGCCGTGGTCGAGCGTTTCGTGGACGACGCGAACGCCGCGGGGGTGGACCAGGAGCTGCCGCTGACCTACGCCCTCTCGCCGGAGCAGCTGGACACCCTCAACCGGCGCAAGCGCCTCACCATCAACCTCCAGCAGCTCGGCATCCTCTCCCTCGGGGAGGACAACCACCGCATCCGCGGCCTGGTCACCGATGCGGTCACGGCGGGCTACGCCGGGGGCGACCCGGACAACGCCTATCTGGACATCTCGTACACGCACAGCGGGGTGTCGCGCATGCGGTCGCGGGGGAAGGTGCTGAAGTTCCAGCACTACGCCAAGCCCGACGCGACGCCGCTCCAGTGGAAGGCGCGCTACACGAACTACAACGGGTCGTGGACCGAGTCCACCCTGAGCAGCGAGGCGGACTCCATGCTCGACTTCATCGGGCTGGAGGAGAACCAGTTCTATTACTGCGTGCCGTCCGCGTGGGCCGACATCGAGATCCGGCTGGACAGCCCCTACCGCGACGGGTTCACGGTGAACAGCCTGCGGCTGGCCTTCCTGCTCAGCTACACGCCGAAGCCCGCGAACGTCTCGGACATCTACGTCGCCTCCGGCGGCGGGGTGTCGCCGCGGGTGGATGTCAGCGTTCCCGACGTGGTGGACGGAAAGACCGGCGGCTACCGCGAGTTCTTCCGCCAGTACGCTTCAGCGGGCACCGTCACCCTCACCACGACGCCCGTCTACGGCACCTACGTGTTCTCCCACTGGAAGCTCGACGGCGCGGCGGTGCCGACCAAGGGCGCGCAGCCCTCGATCACCGTGCCCCTGTCGTCCGGCCACATCGTGGAGCCCGTGTTCGTGCCCGGGCCGGTCACGACGCCCAATGTCGTGGGCAAGGCCTACGCCCCCCGGGTCGAGCCGCCGCCCGGCACCGACATGGCCGAATACTCCTACCCCATCGGTGCCTACTCCGACGCGGAGTACCGGCTTGTCAGCGAGGGGCTGGCCCTCGGCCTGGTCCGCTACGAGCAGACAGGCGACGACGCCGACAAGGGCAAGGTGCTGCGCCAGTACCCGACCCAGGGCACGACGGTGGCGAAGGACTCCCAGATACACATCGCCGTGTCCACCGGCACCGACCCGGCGGGCGAGGACCCGCTTGACGCGGCCATGGCCGCGCTCCTGGCGGCCTTCGACGCGCTGGACACGGACGCCAGCGGCGGCCTGTCGTGGGACGAGGCGCTGGCGGGCTATCCCGGCCTGTGGCCCGAGGACTTCGACGCCCTCGACACGGACGAGAGCGGCGAGCTGAGCCCGGAGGAGGTGGGCTATGTCCCGCCGCTCTGCGAGATCGGCGCGCGCCTGAGCGTCTTCCGCATGCTGCAGCTCTTCGCGGGCGACCCCGACGCCGACGGCCACCTCACGAAGCAGGAGTTCCAGGATCTCACCGGCTTCATCGGGATCCAGATGAACAACTGGGGCCAGCTCGACACCAACGGCGACGACCGGGCCTCCATGCCGGAGTTCGAGGTGTCCACCTGGACCGCCCTCGACCCACTGTTCGCCCTCGACACGAACGAGGACAACGCTGTGTCCCTGGCGGAGTACCAGGCGTTCAATCCGGCGCTGCCTGCCGCGGTGTTCAACGCGGCGGACCTGACCACCCCGAAGAACGGCGTCATTGACTGCGACGACCTCGAGTTTGTCGTGGTCACGGTGCCGGACATCGTGGGGCTTACGCAGGCCGAGGCGGAGGCGGAAATCACCGCCGCCGGGCTGGCCGTCGGCCAGGTCGCCAGCGAGTACAGCGACACCGTGCCCGCGGGCGAGGTCATCCAGCAGAATCCGCTGGCCGGGACTCCCGCGGCGCCGGGAGCCATGGTGCACATGGTGCTGAGCCTCGGGCCGACGCCGGTACCCGTGCCCGACATCACCGGCATGACCCAGGCGGCTGCCGAGGCGGCCCTCACCGGCGCGAATCTGTCCGTTGGACAGGTGTCCGAGGCGTATGACGCCACCGTGCCCGCCGGACAGGTCATCAGCCAAGATCCCGCCGCGGGGACCGAGGCGCCTCCGGGCACGCCGGTGTCCTTCGTCGTGAGCCTGGGCGTGCGCATGATCGCCGTACCCGACCTTTCCGGCATGACCGCCGCCGGGGCCGAGG encodes:
- a CDS encoding PASTA domain-containing protein, which translates into the protein MSILLLLAALVTFLVPGGTAQAQEFPPAPLEVLESETFHVLTSDGDEISLDMTVAPGTEMILVAVSAGSLLGAQVDYVAPGGSARLIAETDGMASLDMTTAVYYRRLPAPSPGTIGELLVGMSSSFQDSFSAVVTAVCVRGADMTDFPGTDTPFDGDWGESSGTAAGSVGYTYGEGFRRGDLVLNFIGAATGVGAADQPHMEELSRASGAGMTGVASVTRVLDTLPSETFGWAGVTGEYSMFMVPLRPRAFGSLQMEITPQAARNAGARWRIEGGGWLASGALLSGEPSGSWPVDFTDVPGYRTPSLTAEVPPDALATVTARYQREGTPEVVGTASFQGTATAAGGFALPLSGDTPWEGELVLMTLSAGHDGALTVSWPDSGLSAYPQHSAPTQLFESPSAAETGVHTRVYFMKRPQLLAGAHYDGGVVVTPADGTSDVPCTLNLVFLRGVDLAAFSDPWAATAAFPAPSTVSGTGVSASYAFDPQDEPVNGEVVFSVLSSGGPLGGVTDPTHTQLWNSPAPGDGFASVGAVRPFEPELDDALLTWDVAATERAWELMLVVLPDAGRGDLQTVLNTAHIGEPALWRIDGREWHPAGEQVPLVSAGYHWMEFFNPDARRFQAPSPRWVVVAPDVVNTERASFSLSGIPHPFQMLSFEGVTDSHGNLEVRAQLPADPADYAAELLVVAMGSPSGTAVSAAHSGTVELTQWARSADAQSDSARSTLFARSNTTIPATSVWDLDYGVGETRVWGSVMLFRNVDSAALGLGGHPPYPNTAGGGGTASPANVLNTLTGATQWDTLCGAVKASGTASLDTHTTSPVMNPAWLWWQKGYNAAGAVNQSFVGYTSLADVGGLPAAAQGPTFIVSRFWGGAEGMVPHATGTVTVTIDPPALAARPEMLWQVAGSTGSFASGASAASLCGWQQLTVAEPPDYRLTDPEELWVEVAEGETVSRTLHYAPLAATGIRVFILPENAAQGGATWRVKGRTPEDTWHGDGYTYTGITAQDVNRGCVELEFTGASGYGDYDAPATACYTVTEGATNPHTVTWNQHGNVNFIVEPPEAAAQNPLWRFAGTETWYTLEDTAEAAAGSRTVEFSELEGWRAPVLDVFVAHNETRTHTVRYEPWGTPRVVGQSFWEGDTTGLTNFDIALPRPLPDFSVVALTWQADYAAPTVTLDQDQGTYTLWAERANGAVRAAMYYLKNPNTQETEGNVVTVLFGGTSAAFSMQAVCLFLNDVDLAAPLSSSTHSGTAPSASHGGPEVVPSDGLYLDVMSVASGDFSPNLDTATNHEDRDLVLLWKGQAESKALLGGGALVTGKAVTGGSYENGISWACASDWAGVCATVPAAKGQLKVDIFPAAAVTAGVQWNALPRSLNYTASGATRGNVALGVNPLSHNNMNGWVPDPSYSAAPEVLPDVLNEADYYFVQGERGGVRVNIFPAAAAAAGAQWKLTSEAAMPWQDGGAAYTDMVQVEKNYIIEFNPPSGWTPPARQNVWVRQGEIEEVAVVFTQAGALRVSLERDGAPVAGDFWIYAPDQRVAASGETIPDIPPGVYDVFTPVVNGYLSPQNNRVTINPGETADVVMRYEPLPEVGVNELLHPGSVTGIANPPEAAAAGARWRVEGYAWANSGQSISNVRPGVVRIICEDVEGWLPVAPFDAVVSAGRGSTVNIYYFRVEQYTLGLIPEITAVQGQRTAVQVLVPEDMPPGTVLSYTLSGAPDGPITFNPSSGVFTYTAAETDVESFQVTFCATPPGGDPVCQAVTVYPVAGPVTEDDTVKPDNPDSFIPDENSRDYITISEDIHMTRTWNAMPKVEVRNLRISGKTLRIQDGHENNLFNELDASAVRDLYSVTLFAENVVVAGTLRIPGARVTITARNLVFEDLPGNPGRIDLTPYAITTAPATGSAGFNGQDSGDLFLNIEHCAFDNSGSVKRFVLHGARGQDGGAGQDGVSGGVVEVRGPSSFGWQDKVKNAGVDSATRTEMVGRVIYLHNADVTEARGAAVWPTPHTPIIARGAPGKGGDYGTLLAPFSQFAALIDADYGDPGTLDPDVPVVGDMPVPDPGFWLWIGDPDATGPSGATRALAESQGLQLNHRKKDDWEVYWYRNEDPNQTQLQDETQGGLIRGNPAPPLEHTPAGAEDAWICPEVLQPALMHLKDLYLNGNTLRVRRTAMEYLNRIYGRLAYHPPAADEARILETLAGELQVIYERAAAGLDYFGNPPGWTPMLSFEANATLFRDEYESAVRTLFLSKWIEDEEHRKETNVASINAKITEYERQITSLQSTINRKRAELPGLATGAQALAVEKANLEAESAILETKLRERAQEEAEDPWWKKALKVTTSLLKVIPLPETQLLGGAIDLVQDFSWESAAQLADNGVEFGLNMQLDRYGNALDQVVNTAAAIDPSVIDSREDAAALYGDYKTKLDALAQESVKYQEAVRVNGAPQSKVERILDELKAKSAAFQELAGKIKDLTDRETTATDRYKTLSTELDQAVTDLGTTLVALGEQRQSLLTTTRSQDHRSRQYFKDLDQRVRHRLLKYHYYMAKAYEFRTLKPYNQPIRLSQDILTALMQKLAEPDPMNPELRHGPVLTADEVETLKVPFEQDMRAVVERFVDDANAAGVDQELPLTYALSPEQLDTLNRRKRLTINLQQLGILSLGEDNHRIRGLVTDAVTAGYAGGDPDNAYLDISYTHSGVSRMRSRGKVLKFQHYAKPDATPLQWKARYTNYNGSWTESTLSSEADSMLDFIGLEENQFYYCVPSAWADIEIRLDSPYRDGFTVNSLRLAFLLSYTPKPANVSDIYVASGGGVSPRVDVSVPDVVDGKTGGYREFFRQYASAGTVTLTTTPVYGTYVFSHWKLDGAAVPTKGAQPSITVPLSSGHIVEPVFVPGPVTTPNVVGKAYAPRVEPPPGTDMAEYSYPIGAYSDAEYRLVSEGLALGLVRYEQTGDDADKGKVLRQYPTQGTTVAKDSQIHIAVSTGTDPAGEDPLDAAMAALLAAFDALDTDASGGLSWDEALAGYPGLWPEDFDALDTDESGELSPEEVGYVPPLCEIGARLSVFRMLQLFAGDPDADGHLTKQEFQDLTGFIGIQMNNWGQLDTNGDDRASMPEFEVSTWTALDPLFALDTNEDNAVSLAEYQAFNPALPAAVFNAADLTTPKNGVIDCDDLEFVVVTVPDIVGLTQAEAEAEITAAGLAVGQVASEYSDTVPAGEVIQQNPLAGTPAAPGAMVHMVLSLGPTPVPVPDITGMTQAAAEAALTGANLSVGQVSEAYDATVPAGQVISQDPAAGTEAPPGTPVSFVVSLGVRMIAVPDLSGMTAAGAEAVLLGADLTLGAVTEVNSDTVPAGQVMGQSPAPGVEVLEGTAVAVTVSLGPLPVAVPNVTGMTQAAAAAALSGAGLAAGQVSESYSDTVPAGSVISQNPAAWTPVLPGAAVALEVSKGPAPAGDIPVPNLAGMTQAQAGAALTAAELSLGTVSEVYSATVPAGQVISQSPAADVKVAAGTAVNLTVSRGPEPAVVPDVTGRTRANAEAALTGAGLAVGQVVEAFSDTIPVGRVISQNPAADAEVPPGTAVDLEVSKGPAPAGDIEVPGLAGMTQAQAATALTDVSLSLGAVTEAYSETVPAGQVIRQNPAAGAMVAAATPVNILLSKGPNPADGVAVPDTAYMTGTVAEGMITGDGLTVGQTTGECSDTVPEGRVVRTDPAAGTVVAPGAAVNLHVSSGPCPLTVPNVAGMTQSAAEAAITGAGLTVGAVTEAFSDTVPAGSVISQDPAAGAQAPPGAAVALVVSKGVDQAVSDAARASLAGMFEDADTDGDGSLSFGEAQAAVPSVTQLVFNALDTDGDGQLSAEELGAETGCGCGCKKSDMTVDGLKSRLGDLFLGGLALTLLAAAGRRRMP